In Podospora pseudopauciseta strain CBS 411.78 chromosome 2 map unlocalized CBS411.78m_2, whole genome shotgun sequence, the genomic stretch CTTGATGTTGTGGTGTCACATATGCCTACTTCATGTAGCAGAAATGAGAAGACGGTGAGTCAATGACAAGAATTATCTCCCGATGTGGCCAATCCAGTCCATTCTAATGCTGCACACGAAGCGGGCTTATGCAGGTTGGACGCCGCGATATTGGCCAACTGCGGCTCTGAGAGGGGCAAGACCAGGCAGAACGAGCTCAGGTTACTCCATTGCGTGAATTCTGACCGCATATAAGTTGGTAGCTACCCCTCACTTTTGACTTGTAAAAGCACCTGATTCCACCTGGGTTCAGTCATCCAGAAACACAAGCCCGGCAAACCATCACGATGGCCAGGTGTGCACCTTCTCGTGGCCAATCGAAGGCTGACGACTCGAACAGAGTCCAAGTCTTCCATTACGAGCCCGACACTTCTGATTCCTATTCGGATTCCTCCGACTACGTTGAACAAAATGCTCGTTCCCCCTCCTTTCTGTCTCGCGTGTTCAAACCGAAGAAGAAGTGGCAAGATGCCGCAGTTCAGGTTTACAAACGTCACCAGGGCGACAACCTCTACATCCACAAAGTCCGTCTGCAAAGCCCACAGCTTAAGGAAGCCTTGAAAGGCCTTCTTGAGCGATATGGGTTGGTATACCGTGATGACAGTGTCATGGTTGAATCCCTCGCCCCGCATCGCGCCCTCTTCTTTGTGCGCCATCACGTTGCTGAGCTTGCAAAGATGTCCAAAGACGACGAGACCCGCGCCCATTGCTCTTTGCTTAGCGGCATCATCCAGGAAATCTTCAAGGACAAGTTCGAAGAGATTGAGACTCTCaacaaggaggagaagatcacTTTTGAACTCTTGTGGACTCTCTACCCAGAAGGGAGCATCTTCGGCACCCAGCTTGCCGATGAAGTCCCCCGTGCCTACAAGGTCAACAAGATCACTCTTACCAAGGAGAAGGTAGAGATCAAATGCGAGACAATCATGTTCAGCGGTTACTCTTTCCGACGATACTTTTGGAACGTCGGTATCGAGAGGTTCGATGGCGAGATTGACCGACTTCAGATACCAATCATACCGTATATCGACCTGGCATGCAATAGGGGGTTGTGTGATAGGCTGATTCAGCGAGGAAGGAAGGCATTGGACTTCCAGGTCCCAAGGTACATGGAGTATGACCCGGAGGCTTGCCGTGACGATGCGGTGGCTAGCCCGTGGGTTTGGAAGGGATCAGACCACAAACTGGTACGTCAATTGTTATGCTGGCACAACTCTTCTCTTTTGCTAATTATGCTTTTACAAtgcaggagaaggaaaaggttgttgttgactttTTCCTGGTGCGGAAGCGGGTCCCCTACCGCTTCGCCCATGAACTTCTTCCTGGGTACAATACCGGGACTCGCATGGGAGCCAAAAAGTTCCGCAGAGCAACACCTGAAGAGATTGACCACAGCAGACGCGTGGTGATGAAGTCTACTGACAACCTCCTGATTATGTCTCCTTATGTTTCaggcttttctctttccaaGAGAACCTATGGTACGTTGAACCAGCTCCTAATCATTCACCGCCATGACGTTTCTAACATCCCTAGCCGACTTCGAGCTCGATGCGCTCAAGCCGATTAAACGCGACCTGAATGCGATGGAGAAGGTTATTTTCGACGATACCAAGAAGGCCATTCTCAAAACTCTGGTTGAGAACCAGAGGCTGACGGCCCAGAGTCAGGATGGTCGTAAGCCACAATCACCTCATAAGTCCTTGATTTGCGGCTAACACGAGGGGTAAATTGAAGGCAACCGGGCCCTCGTAATTTCGATTTCCGGACCAAGCGGGACAGGAAAGACTCTGCTGGCTGAATCTGGTATGTACCTCCAGAGCTGAGTTCTCCTCAATTGACCTAACCAGACCTCCGGGGCTAGTGGCGGCGTTTACTGGGCAGCCACTCTTGAAAAACTGGGACATTGTGAGAGATACATTTGAGGAGGCAAGAGATTGGGATGGCTGTATCTTAGTTGAGAAGCCATCATTGGGCCCTTGGCCAGCTCAGCTTGATGCAAGTGGTAAGCAGCCTTCGTCTCTCATCGCATTACCCAACGCGCTTCTCATGGAAAATCGAAAAACTGATGTATTTGACCGGAAATTCAAGCCTTCGTCAAAGAGCTCGAAAATTTTAATGGTAAGTTTACCCAGCACCCCAGGCTTGGAAGCTCGTCAGATCTAACATGACGATTTCAATTTTGTAGGTATTGTCATTGTAACATCGCCAGGCAGGCCATTTGTGGCCCCCGCCATAGCCTCCCGTGCGCAGCTTCATATCAACCTTCGCTATCCCAGTTTCTTCGAGCGAAAGCGTCTCTGGGAACTCTTCAATGACCAGCTCCCTAACGACGTTGGGAAACTGACCTCAAGTGAACTTGAGCTGTTGGCAGCTCATCCAACGAACGGTTATGCCATCAAGAACCTCCTTGATGTCTCCGCGGCATGGTGCAGGTCGCTACATCGACCCATCAGCTTTGATATGATTGTCAAGCTCAGGGAAGATACTGCTACTTCTGGTGGCGGTGggccgcctccaccgccgccacctcccgCCGGCATGGGCTGGCCACCTAGAGGCCCGGCTATGCCTTCAGGAATGGGGGGAAGAGTTCGTGGTCCCCCGCTTGGACCAATCGGGACTGTCGTTTACACATCCCCGCCCAGAGAGTCAAAGAAGAAGGTTCGCAGATACATACTTGTTTctgatgatgacaatgacAACGAGTCGGAACAGAGCATCAGCACTCTCAGCTCcgatgatgacgacaagAGTCTAGAATCTGACTCGGATACTTCGCGCGATTGAGCTGGGAAATACCAGCGCAAGTTTTGGGATTTTCTTGTCACGAATGAATGAACTGTCGGCTTGGTTTCTGCTGCGCTACACGAGGGTAGGTAACTTTACTCGAACCATTTTCGCAGCTTTCATATTCATATTTCTATTTATGATGTAACGAAACACTCTCAGTAAGCTAGGTCAATTCAAGGAGTATGTGAAGTTGGCTGTTCTATCGCAGTGAAGTAAATCATCTTGATGGATTAAGAAGTGGTCTGTCGATGTTCTGAAACTCGTGTCAGGATAGAGTACCTTAGTTTTAAAGCTCAGATTGAAGGTAAGAAGGGTTTGGATCAAGTTGATGAAAAGCTTAGGGTAAAATACTAGGAAGCTTGGATAACGGACGCATAAAGCTTAGATTAAAAGAACAGGTTGAATGATtgaaaaagtaataattttcatataatataagtaaaatattaagggGTTGTGATAGGTGCGGTCACTGTGGCAGTCCAGAAAAATGGGTGCAATGATGATAAATTCTGGTGGAAGATCTAGTGCGAAAGGAGAGCTATATGCATGCCTGCTTGCCAGTGCCGTGCCAGGATCTGGCCTCCAAGTGTCCTAACAGGTTGCTTTATACATTATGATAATGAATCCGACTCCCGCCTTTGTCAAAGTATACCACTTACTTTCGCCCCTTTTGCCCCTGAATTGCATTTGGGAACCGTGCTCAATTTACTACAATAAGTGTCATTTTTGCCTGTGTCAACATCAATCACATGACAGGGAGCTTGGCTCAGTTGGAAGAGCGCAGGTCTCATACAATGTATGATCTGGATGTATAACACCAGAGTTATCCTGAGGTCGTGAGTTCGAGCCTCACAGTTCCCATTTACTTTTGCTGCCACTTGCCGCAGCAAAGGTGTTTTGTTTCGCCTGCTACACCCCAAAAGGTTAAGAGtaatttttatttctttGCTGTGCATGGTCTACACTTTGGAAACTCTCTATGTGACCCGACATAGTCCGCAAGCAAGCAAGGAGTCACAGAACACCTAAGGAGCAAAGGCAACTGGGAAAATACACTTCATTTGCATAACGAAACTCAGAATCTAAAACAGTGCAACATCACCTCCTAAAAGAGCGACAatgaagaaagaaacaagCTCAAtcctccaacccatcccGGAAACCTTCCCTTATCCAACCCTAACCTTCCATACCCCTATttccttccccctttcccttttctcCATTTCCAAATCTACTCCACCCCTTCTACCTCTTAACACGATAGCTCCTAATCTTCCTCGCCGGAGTCAACCGGTGGTCTCCATTCCCATTGCGATAGCTCAACCCATCGCAGTTCTTGTTGACAAACAGCTCAAAGGTGTTGGGATCAGGGAGCAACGAAGTATCCTTGTTGAACCTTGCCCTGTTGACGTTCAGGACAGGGGTAAAAGCAATATTCTTGCAGCCCGAGTTGGGATCACGGCCAGAGGCGGTCATCTTGCGGCCGTCGGAAGCAAAGAGCTCGAGTTTCCAGGCAGAAGCCAGGGAAAGGggggcgaggatgagggtggaGAGCTTCATTGTGGTGGATGTTTGGTATGGAAAGTGATTGTTCTTGTCTTTGGTGATAGAGAAGTGTAGTAGTGTGATTATGATGTGGCtgctgagggtgaggatgaggaaagaaaaaggctcAGATACTCGAGGCCAACCTGATCCTTTATAGAACCTCATTCCTCCTCACTTTCAACCTGCTCTCATTTTCatcactcccctcccctcggcttcttctccccGTTCTTACTCCCCTTCCTGTAATCGCCTCCCATACTAAATCACCCTAGCGGCCaatccaccatctcctcggTCAACGGTGGAATTCCGATGCCGTAATTCCTCTTCCAAAAACACACCACCAAGCTGAACCCGACATTCCAGTCCCCTCTCCCATCACCCAAAGCCTTGTATCTAGCTCACCCCTTGCATAAGGCTGCGCCAGCCGACCCCATTAATAGAAGTAAGATCTGGGGTCCTCGCCCCATTTCCCCGGACCAACGCTTGCCGATTCAAGATCTTGTCTTACCAGAACCTTTGACATCGTGGCTCAGCAACCCACACCCCAATAATGCACAAGCAAACATGTCATCGCGGCTAGATTAAACCACCATATTCCCCAGCCCTTACACCCTCGGCGTttcaaacaaaacaaactCCAACCAAAACAAGGACCATCCTCCAATGcaacacctccaacaccagctTGGTACCGACGAGACAATAATAAAAGGCCAGAGAAGGCCTAACCTTACGAGTAATCGTAAACTCATTGGCCCCCAAGCCCCAGCATTCCAATCCTGCGCTAAAATGCGAACCGACACACCACCATAATCATCGGCCTGGTATTTATCCGCCGAGCCTCCTCTCTcaaaacaaccaaacccTTCCCGTAGATCCTATGCACATGACAAGATTGCAACGGAGGAAAAAACCAACTTCATAAGCAAATTATCTCTGACCATACTCAAAAAGACACAGCCATTCTTTCATCAACCATGGCACCATCACGTCTCTAGAACTGCATGGACACCTAGCTGAAGAAAACCAATCCACCCTTTCCCCTTTCAAACAACAAAATTACACAAAACATCAAAATCATGGTCGAAAAACCTTGGCGATACACTGACCCGAAAATAAAATCAGATTCAAGGAAACCATAACCTACTAGCTTTAGCACCACCCTGACCCCAAAGCAGATAGCACATTGACCACCATTCCCATTCCAATCATTCCTCTCTAAAGGCAAGACCAAGTaatccaacccccaaagacccaccctcaccctccggCATGTCtcgaaaaaagaaaagggaaagcCGCAGGTAGCTAGGAAACGAAAATAGTCGGGTAATGGCTTCCG encodes the following:
- a CDS encoding uncharacterized protein (EggNog:ENOG503NZW0; COG:O), whose protein sequence is MARCAPSRGQSKADDSNRVQVFHYEPDTSDSYSDSSDYVEQNARSPSFLSRVFKPKKKWQDAAVQVYKRHQGDNLYIHKVRLQSPQLKEALKGLLERYGLVYRDDSVMVESLAPHRALFFVRHHVAELAKMSKDDETRAHCSLLSGIIQEIFKDKFEEIETLNKEEKITFELLWTLYPEGSIFGTQLADEVPRAYKVNKITLTKEKVEIKCETIMFSGYSFRRYFWNVGIERFDGEIDRLQIPIIPYIDLACNRGLCDRLIQRGRKALDFQVPRYMEYDPEACRDDAVASPWVWKGSDHKLEKEKVVVDFFLVRKRVPYRFAHELLPGYNTGTRMGAKKFRRATPEEIDHSRRVVMKSTDNLLIMSPYVSGFSLSKRTYADFELDALKPIKRDLNAMEKVIFDDTKKAILKTLVENQRLTAQSQDGRNRALVISISGPSGTGKTLLAESVAAFTGQPLLKNWDIVRDTFEEARDWDGCILVEKPSLGPWPAQLDASAFVKELENFNGIVIVTSPGRPFVAPAIASRAQLHINLRYPSFFERKRLWELFNDQLPNDVGKLTSSELELLAAHPTNGYAIKNLLDVSAAWCRSLHRPISFDMIVKLREDTATSGGGGPPPPPPPPAGMGWPPRGPAMPSGMGGRVRGPPLGPIGTVVYTSPPRESKKKVRRYILVSDDDNDNESEQSISTLSSDDDDKSLESDSDTSRD
- a CDS encoding uncharacterized protein (EggNog:ENOG503PWZX), yielding MKLSTLILAPLSLASAWKLELFASDGRKMTASGRDPNSGCKNIAFTPVLNVNRARFNKDTSLLPDPNTFELFVNKNCDGLSYRNGNGDHRLTPARKIRSYRVKR